Genomic window (Polaribacter batillariae):
TCCGTTTTCTCCAAGATAGGTGTTAAATCCATTAGGTAAACTTTCTATAAACTCTAAAATACCAATAGATTTACAAATATCTATAATCAATTCCATATCTGGGACAAAATCTCCCACAGCAATATTGTCAATTACATTTCCTGCAAATAAATCTATTTTTTGTGGCACTACACTTACCAATTCTCGTAAACTTTCGTGCTGAATATATTTTAAATCTAAATCCCCAATAGTAATTTGTCCTTTTTGTATGGGGTATAAGTTTTGGAGTAAAGAAATTAAAGTAGATTTACCAGAGCCACTTTCACCAACAATTGCTGTAATATTTCCTTTTTTAATTTTTAAGTTGAAATCTGTAAAAACTTGTACTCTTGTACCATATCTAAAAGCTACGTTTTTAAATTCGATGTCGTCAATCTTCTCTTTCTTCAATACTACTTTTTCCGTGTTTTCTTCCCTTTCTAAATCCATAATCTCAAACAAACGGTCTGCTGCAATTAAAGCATTTTGTATTTGTTTATTTGCTCCAATTAAACTAGCTACAGGGTTCATAAAATAACCTATAATTGCATAAAAGGACAATAATTCTCCCGGTGTAATTTCTCGTTCAATTACAAAATATGAACCACTCCATAAAAGGATGATTGTAAATAATTGTGCTATAAAGCTTGTGGAAGTGCCTGAAAAAACTGAATTTAAAGCAGATTTATAACCAATGTGTAACAAATTTATAAAACGAGTTTCTGTTTTAATATTGGCAAAACTCTCTAAACCAAAACGTTTTATTGTACCTACAGAATTTAAAGACTCTACTAACTGACTTTCTAATTCTGCTGAACGCTCCATTATTTTACGCTCTGTTTTTTTGTTGAGTTTGTTTATGATAATATAAACAACTAAATATAAAGGAATTACCAACAACATAATTAAAGCCAATTTCCAATAATATAGAAACATAATACCAAAAGAGAAAAACAAAATGAGTATGTTTACCGTTAAACTTAAAGATACATCATTAATAAAGGCTCTAATTTTAACGGCATCATTGATACGAGAAATAATTTCTCCTACACGCATCGTATCAAAAAACTGCTGTGGTAATTTTAACAAGTGTTTGTAGTAACCTAGAATTAAACGAGCGTCTATTTGTTGACCTGATTTGATAAGAAATACATCTTTAAAAACACCTATTATAATTTGTAAAACCAATAACAGCAACATTATAATACTCAATAGATTTAACAGTTTTGTATTACTGCCTACCAATACATAATCTGTTATCTTTTGTATATAAATAGAAGTAGAAAAACCTAATAAAGTATAAATGATAGCGCCAACCAAGGCTTGTAATAAAACAAATTTATGTGGTTTTAATAAAAACCAAAAACGTTTTAAAACAGATACTTTTTCGTTTGTTGGTACAAATTCTTCTTTTGGTAGTAGTAAGACTAAAACACCTGTCCATTCTTTTAAAAATTCTTGATGAGTTTTTTTATGGATTTTCCCATCTCCTGGATCCATAATTTTAATGTATGTTTTGGTAACTTCGTAAATAACCACATAATGATGCAATTGTTCTTTTACAATAATATGTGCAATTGCAGGTTTTGGTATTTTAAACAAACTATCTAATTCGCCACGTACACCTTTAGCTTCAAAGCCTAATTTTTCTGCGGCTTCTATAAGTCCTAAAACATTTGTGCCTTTTTTATCTGTACCAGCATACTGGCGAATGCGGGCAATAGGTATTTGTAAATTGTAATGTGCAGATATGGACGCTAAACAAGTTGCACCGCAATCTGTAATGTCGTGTTGTTTGATGGTAGTTTTTACCATTTTAATAATTTAATATGGCAAAGAAAGGTGTGTTTACTGCAATTTTGTTGCAGGATATTAATTAAAAATTTAAGTAATCTAATTTAATAAATTTGAAATAATATGTAACCTTAATTAAAAAGATTTTTTTATTTCTCTGTAGAAAATCAATATTATTAAGATTATTTATTTTATTAATTTCAAAAGCTAACTTTTTTTTTAACTGTTTTTTCTTTAAGTTTACACCACCTTCATAAAAATTATTTAAATTCATTTTGTTAATATTTGATTAAATTGAATATCTAAGTAAGATAAATCCATCACGAAAATAATAACTCATTTTCATATTTATAAATCATAGGTAAATATATAAAAATGTAGGCACTTTCGTGAGTAAGTGAATTTTCCAAGAATAATATTAAAAAAGTCAACATTTATAATTTTAGGTGTTGATTTTTTAGTTTTTCCTGATTTTTTGAGTATTTTTTGTAATTTTCTTTCCAATCAAGGTATAGCTATCCCTTGGTTTTTTTGATGGTTTTTTATTTTTTAGGCTACTTTTTGTTGCTGTAGTTTTAGCATCCTTCTACCAATTTCTAGTGCATTGGCAGTATGGATTCCAAAGAATATCCATAGGATTTCATTAGATTTTGTTTTTGCTTTGATTTTCTTAAGATGATAGTGTTCTTTTTCTTTGCCAAAAGAACCTTCTAATCTTGAAGCTCTTTCTTTAGTAATCATCGCTTTAAGTTTCTACTGTTGTTGTAATGTTTTGAGGATTTTCCTTTGGGTTTAAAGTCTGTTTGGATTTGATTTTGAGTTAAAAAAACACGGTTCTTATTGGTAGCGTAAATAGCACCTGCTCCTATAACTTTTACTTTTGTTCTACTAAGCCCTTGTGCTTTATGAATAGTATTTTTTAGTTGAGTTCCCTCGTTAAAATTATCAAAGCTAATTTTTTGAATAAAGTTGATTCAATCAATTTGCAGTTTGTTAACCTTTGCTCCAAACTCTACTTATTTAACCTCTTTGCCACGTACAATTGGACGAACATAATCTTTGTGTAAACTTACAATTCTATTTCTAGGTTTTTCTACTTTGGTAAAGTATAGCAACTGTTGTTTGTACACTTTTTTAATATTAGATATATATGTTATTGACTAAAATAATGGATAATAATGCCTATAAGTAAACTTACAATAGATCCACTTAAATTTACTGAAGAATGAACAAGAGCAACTAAAAAAAAATGTGATTTAATATCTTTTCTAATTTTACTTACTTCGTAAATAAAAGCAAAAAATAATCCCATTATAAAAGCAAGTAAACTATACAAATAACTATTAGCGTTAAAGTAGTGCATAAACCCAAATAAAAAGCCTGATATTAAAATTAGTAATGGTTTATGTATTTTTTCAAATAATAATCGAAAAAATTCAATAGTAAAAAATTGATACACTAAGGTTTCATATAATGGAGCAAAGAATACAGAAATAAAAATATATGTATATAAACTATAATCAGGAACTCCTTTATGGTCTGATAAATTAATATCAAAAAAATAAACTAAGGTAATTGAAATTAGTATGTTCCATAAAATAGGTATTAAAAATACGTAGATTAAAAAATTTCTTCTTTTTAATTTTAAAAAATAATTTATCATATTAGTTTGTTAAAAAAACTATACCTTTTTAAAAAGGTATAGTTTTAATGCATTTTAATTAGAAATATCCTCTACCAGTTCCATAACTATGACCAGCTGCTGCTGCATTTGCAGAAGTTATAAAGTCCTTTTTAGCATCTCCCGATAAAATATATTCAGCAAATGCCGCCCACCAACTCCTCTTTGGTGTATTACCACCACCATCAATATTAATCATTTCTTTAGTATTCAACTCATGAACATCAAAATTTTGTAAATTTTTCATAAAATTACTTTTTTAAAAATTATTAATTTATTTTTTGGTTGTATTTTTTTACAATCCGTATCAAAACACTATTATATGCATCTAATATTGTTTTGATGTTACAAGTATAATTTTGTTCCCTGGAAAAACCTTGCACTTAACAAATTATTTTTCAAAAAGTAACTGCTTCCGAATATTTGCGTTACTTCGTTGTTAGTTAAAACGGAAATTAAAACGTGTAAATCAAAATCGTTACAATAGTAGTGTCCTTTTATTAATATTCTATAAAATCTAAAAACATTGGTCCCTTTTTTATCTGTACCAGCATATTGTCGAATACGAGCAATAGGAATTTGTAATTTAAAATGTGATGCTATAGATGCTAAGCAAGTTTCACCACAATCTGTAATGTCGTGTTGTTTAATAGTGATTTTTGCCATTTAATTAATTTAATATGGCAAAGAAAAGATTGTTTACTGCATTTTTTTGCAGGGAAAAATTAATTTCTTTTTTTATTTTTTTTAAAGAAAAAATAAAAAGCAAAAATTGTTACGGTAGCCCAAAACAAAATAAATAAAAATGAATTTACTTCATAACCAAATACAGTTTTTTCTGTTTGATTATAAAAACAATAATAAATTATTTCTATTATACCAATAACACCTATAATCAATTGTGATATATTTTTCATTATTGTAAATAATATTCCTTAATTAAATTAATTGAATTATAAACAAGATGTACAAGTAATACAGCTAAAAAAGGATTAATTTTTTTATTTTTTTTGTAGAATATATAAAGACTTCCAAACCACAAACCAAGAACAAAAGTAGCTATTACATATGCTACATTATATTGATGTAATACCCCAAAAACTGAAGCAGAAAATAAAATAGAATATATGAATTTGTACTTTTTTTTTGAGAGTAATTGTAGGGAAATTTCAATTATAATAAATTGCACTAAGAAAGTTTCTATTAAAGGTGCTAAAATTATTACTTCAATAATTACCGCTGAAAAAGATGAATAATTACTAAAATCAATGTTGAAAATTCCCTTTCCGTAAAAATGCTCTAGAAAAAGCTGCAATAATTCTCCTAAAAGAAATGACACTAATACAATTAAGAGTAATTGATTAAAAATATTTAATCTAATAAATTTATGAAAACTTCGTTGCATTTATTTCTTATGTTAAATAAAAGTTGACTCTATTTTAATAAAGTCAACTTTTGTTTTTAATCGTGGCTACAAGATGAACTACATTCTCTCGTAGCTCCATCCCAGATTTCATCGATGATGTAAATTGCTAAAAAAATTGGATTCCATGGAACTCTTGTTCCTCCTGAAATTTCTATAACTTCATTACTACTAATCTTTTGTACATTGTATTTATCTAAACTTTTCATAATATTTAGTTTTTTTATTTAAATTAAACACCATATTGTGTATGAACATATCCTGGAGCATATTTATCCATAGTATGAACCCACCAATGAACAAAATCTGCTATTGGACCTCCGCCTTTGGTTTCACTAATTTCTTTAGCATTCAATTCTTGAACGCCAAAATTTTGTAAATTTTTCATAAAATTACTTTTTTAAAAATTATTAATTTATTTTTTGGTTGTAAACTTTTTACAATCCATATCAAAACACTACTATATGCATCTAATATTGTTTTGATGTTACAAGTATAATTTTGTTCCCTGCAAAAACCTTGCAGGGAAGTAGTTTTCTTTAAAAAAATAGCTACCACCATATAAGTTTCTTGCATCTCCTTCTGTAATTACTTTTAGTGAAATGTTTAGTTCAATTTTAAAATCATTACAATAGTAATATGTTTTTGTTGTTCTTTTGTAGCAAATTTCTGCTCCTAAAATTTTAAGCTCATCAATTAGATTATGAATACTTCTTTCACTTATATTCATATACTTTGCCATATCTATTGGAGAACCTGTATTTTCATTTTGTATTCTTTGATGTAATTGCTGTAAGCGTTCTAGTTTTTTTAAGTTTTTCATAACAATATTATTTTTTTGTAATTTGATTTGTAGGGTTTACCCAATCATCCATTTTATCATACAATAAATCAAAAAGAGAGCGTTCTGTAAGTTCAAAACGAGCATTTACAAACATTCCTTTTTTTAATTGTCCTTTAAATCCATTTTTTAGTTGTAAAAAGTTTTGGTCTAATGAACATATGACTTTAAACATTGGTGTATTATTAATCATTTGAACATCGTTTCCAATTTCTTCAATTTTTCCATTGGCTAATCCCCATTGATTATAATTAAAAGCACTTACTTGAAAATTTACTTTATTTTCTTTTTTTAATAAACCAATATCTATTGGATTGACATAACATTCAACAATTAAATCAGATTTCGGTGAAATTTCTGCTAATTGAATTCCATTTTGTACAAAACTTCCTTTTTCAATTCCTTTTACGTTTAATAAAGTACCTGAAACTGGAGCTTTAATAACAGATAAGTTATTCGTTTCTTCTAATTGTACTTGATTGTTTTCTAATTCTTTTAATTGATTTTTTTGGTTCACTAATTCTGCTTGCCAACTGCTGTATTGTTGTTTCTTATATTGATAAATAGCATTTAAAGATAAATCGTATTCTAGTTTGCTATTATTGAGTGCTACTTTTGCTATTACTCCTTTATCGAATAATTTTTGACTCCGATTATAATCTTCTTTTATTTTTTGAAAGCGAGTATTTAATTCACCCAATTTTTGTTGATAGAAGTTATATTCTTGTTTATATTTTAAAGATTGTAATTTATTTGCGATTCTTTTTTGACTGGATAATAGTTTTAAATCTTCTACAAAATTTTTGGTTTCACTTATTAAGTTTGTGGTCGTATTTATTTGTTGAGTAATTGCTAAATTATTTATCAGTAATAAGGTGTCTCCTTTTTTTATTTGAAGATTGTTTTTAAGTTGATGAAAAATTACTTTTCCACTATTACTGCTTTCTAAAAGTATTCTTTCCTTGTCAGGTCTAATTAATCCTTGAGAAGTGCTATATATAGTAACATTGATAAAAAAAAGGCAAAGAAATCAATGCAGAAATTAAGGTCAACAAAATAATGCTGTAAATAATTTTACTTTTGTTACTGTGTTTAAATTGATGCACTTCAACCGTACTTTCTATAATTTCTTTAGGGAATATTTGTTGTTTCATTTTTCTTTTTCTTAAGCTATTTTACTAAGTTTCTAAATAATTAGTATTAGACATGGTGTAGTTTCTAAAAATAAAACAGAAAAATCAACTTGTCAATATCTAAAAAGTGATAAATTATTACTTTTTAATATAGTATTTAAGTGTAGTAATAAAGCCTAAGTAGTCGTTTTTGTTAGTTTTAAATTTTTACACAAAGTATTTTAATGGTGTTTTAAAACGAAAAAATCGGCAAAACAAACCACCTCTAAACCCTTATAAATAAAGGCTTATTACTTTTTAGAGTAGCTGAATACAGGGATAAGCATCCCTGAGTTCAGGGATGTAAAAAATATACGGTATTCAGGGATTGTGTTGTATTTCTTTATTACTTATTTTTAAAAATCCCCCTTAGCCATAATAATATTAATAATAATGGATAAGACAAAAAAAGTAAGAGAAAAAATTAGAATGTTAAGATTGCAAAAAGAATATACACAAGAAAATATTGGCGACTTCTTAGGAATTGGCCAAGTTGCTTATTACAAATTAGAAAGTGGTAAAACACAATTAAAAGTAGAAACACTTATTAAATTAGCAAATATCTTAGAAGTAACCCCAAGTTATTTGTTGGAAGGAGTATCTTAATCCATTTTTCTCCACTTAGAATTGTTGTTTGGAGATATTTTTCTTAAAGTTTGTATCAATTGGTTTTTGTTTCTGGTTACTGGACCTTCTGAATAAATGTTTACCAATTCATCTCCTTTTGCATCGAAAAACAAACGAATTAAGTAATTTCCAATCGATTTATTATAAATATTCTGCAAAGCAATAACACTGTTTTCAATCTCTTGTTTTCCAACATCTTTATTCGAAGAAAACTGGTCTAAACCTTTCCTATGGTAATTGTACAGCGTGTTTCTGTACGATTTTAGTTTTGGAGACAACAAATTGTCTATCAATAAATATTTGTTTTGTTTGCCCACCACATTTTGCCAAGTTGCCAAACCACTTTGTTGTGCTTGTAACATTACGTTTTGTGCTTCTTTTAATTGTGCTTCTCCACCAAACTTTAAAAAAGTGTCGGCATCTAATCCTAAAATTATGTTTACATAAAATACTATGGTAGATACCAAATTGCTATCAAAAGAATTTCTGTTGTAAATTAATGGATCGAACTCGTTGTATTTAAAAGAAAAATCGTTGTCTTTTAAGTTTAAAACAGGACTTGCATAGCTAGAATTATACACAGGTCTTGTAGATTGTACTTGCAGCGTCGCCTTAAAATTATTGTTTTCTCTGGAAGTAATAATCATGGTAATGGCACAATCTATACGTTCTTCTGGTTTTACCGTTTTATTTGTCCATTTGGTTTGGTTGATATACTCTGTTAATGCTTTTTGAAGTGTTGTAAAAACTTGCTTGTTAGAACCTGCAATTTGCTCTGAATTTATGGTAACCAAACAGTTTAATTCTTGAGCATTGCTGCTTAAAATTAAGAAAAAGAATAAAAAAGTAATTACTATTTTTTGCACTTTATTGTATTTTAATATCTGTTTGTATGCAGTTGAGAACTAACTAAAAAACCTCTCGCAAGCTACGCTTTTATCTTCAAACTGAAAACCATTTCATTTTTTAATAATGCTCGAGGAGACAAGAAATATTAAGAGAGTTTCTTAATAATTTCGTTAATAATGTCTTTTGCAACTTCTTGTTTCGATTTTAATTCGAATGATTTTTCATTCAAATTTTTATCAATAATCGTAATTTTATTTGTGTCTGTCGCAAAACCTGCACCTTTATCTTGTAAAGAATTTAACACAATTGCATCTAAATTCTTTCGAGTTAGCTTGCCTTTTGCATTTTCTAATTCGTTATTTGTTTCCAAAGCAAAACC
Coding sequences:
- a CDS encoding HlyD family secretion protein, yielding MGELNTRFQKIKEDYNRSQKLFDKGVIAKVALNNSKLEYDLSLNAIYQYKKQQYSSWQAELVNQKNQLKELENNQVQLEETNNLSVIKAPVSGTLLNVKGIEKGSFVQNGIQLAEISPKSDLIVECYVNPIDIGLLKKENKVNFQVSAFNYNQWGLANGKIEEIGNDVQMINNTPMFKVICSLDQNFLQLKNGFKGQLKKGMFVNARFELTERSLFDLLYDKMDDWVNPTNQITKK
- a CDS encoding HTH domain-containing protein, which encodes MKNLKKLERLQQLHQRIQNENTGSPIDMAKYMNISERSIHNLIDELKILGAEICYKRTTKTYYYCNDFKIELNISLKVITEGDARNLYGGSYFFKENYFPARFLQGTKLYL
- a CDS encoding DUF4835 family protein; this encodes MQKIVITFLFFFLILSSNAQELNCLVTINSEQIAGSNKQVFTTLQKALTEYINQTKWTNKTVKPEERIDCAITMIITSRENNNFKATLQVQSTRPVYNSSYASPVLNLKDNDFSFKYNEFDPLIYNRNSFDSNLVSTIVFYVNIILGLDADTFLKFGGEAQLKEAQNVMLQAQQSGLATWQNVVGKQNKYLLIDNLLSPKLKSYRNTLYNYHRKGLDQFSSNKDVGKQEIENSVIALQNIYNKSIGNYLIRLFFDAKGDELVNIYSEGPVTRNKNQLIQTLRKISPNNNSKWRKMD
- a CDS encoding cysteine peptidase family C39 domain-containing protein, which translates into the protein MAKITIKQHDITDCGETCLASIASHFKLQIPIARIRQYAGTDKKGTNVFRFYRILIKGHYYCNDFDLHVLISVLTNNEVTQIFGSSYFLKNNLLSARFFQGTKLYL
- a CDS encoding CPBP family glutamic-type intramembrane protease; the encoded protein is MQRSFHKFIRLNIFNQLLLIVLVSFLLGELLQLFLEHFYGKGIFNIDFSNYSSFSAVIIEVIILAPLIETFLVQFIIIEISLQLLSKKKYKFIYSILFSASVFGVLHQYNVAYVIATFVLGLWFGSLYIFYKKNKKINPFLAVLLVHLVYNSINLIKEYYLQ
- a CDS encoding helix-turn-helix domain-containing protein is translated as MDKTKKVREKIRMLRLQKEYTQENIGDFLGIGQVAYYKLESGKTQLKVETLIKLANILEVTPSYLLEGVS
- a CDS encoding peptidase domain-containing ABC transporter, with amino-acid sequence MVKTTIKQHDITDCGATCLASISAHYNLQIPIARIRQYAGTDKKGTNVLGLIEAAEKLGFEAKGVRGELDSLFKIPKPAIAHIIVKEQLHHYVVIYEVTKTYIKIMDPGDGKIHKKTHQEFLKEWTGVLVLLLPKEEFVPTNEKVSVLKRFWFLLKPHKFVLLQALVGAIIYTLLGFSTSIYIQKITDYVLVGSNTKLLNLLSIIMLLLLVLQIIIGVFKDVFLIKSGQQIDARLILGYYKHLLKLPQQFFDTMRVGEIISRINDAVKIRAFINDVSLSLTVNILILFFSFGIMFLYYWKLALIMLLVIPLYLVVYIIINKLNKKTERKIMERSAELESQLVESLNSVGTIKRFGLESFANIKTETRFINLLHIGYKSALNSVFSGTSTSFIAQLFTIILLWSGSYFVIEREITPGELLSFYAIIGYFMNPVASLIGANKQIQNALIAADRLFEIMDLEREENTEKVVLKKEKIDDIEFKNVAFRYGTRVQVFTDFNLKIKKGNITAIVGESGSGKSTLISLLQNLYPIQKGQITIGDLDLKYIQHESLRELVSVVPQKIDLFAGNVIDNIAVGDFVPDMELIIDICKSIGILEFIESLPNGFNTYLGENGATLSGGQKQRIAIARALHKKPEVLVLDEATSSLDSTSENYIQKAIERLRLENKTIIIIAHRLSTIINADEIVVLQKGEVLEQGNHKVLYAKKGHYYNLWQQQMPKLI
- a CDS encoding CPBP family intramembrane glutamic endopeptidase; protein product: MINYFLKLKRRNFLIYVFLIPILWNILISITLVYFFDINLSDHKGVPDYSLYTYIFISVFFAPLYETLVYQFFTIEFFRLLFEKIHKPLLILISGFLFGFMHYFNANSYLYSLLAFIMGLFFAFIYEVSKIRKDIKSHFFLVALVHSSVNLSGSIVSLLIGIIIHYFSQ